Proteins from one Ketobacter alkanivorans genomic window:
- a CDS encoding M12 family metallo-peptidase: MMSNTIRVVFTVTSLLLMLLSASIKASTVYYVLVDNQPLALLLTAKDVSQYGAVDLAENDRFYDVQVQDDPQSKGRLAYIDGQWQGLLLRNGAMHLLNNVTTDPQHLTSDSKLNAQKLEQDLNLGACGVASIMPTQSASEINLRSLNPQATRINYDSFCLERVGGVCLVAELTMVFDTAFSTEFGASYQSQAIAIVENVDLIYRNNFNIAFNRLQMAFGSGDIFDNTTDSEALLDDIAEKRYYDETDPFDPNEQSIMHLVTGRSFDGTTVGIANGPLYDNYPTPYYPVMCTYAAVGTSQIFPSSSNVATYTSLIVAHEIGHNFGFVHDGAPGEGADSCSSSSYIMGAQLNLGASRFSTCSRETLRSNINGIGSIAGTDIERCFDFPTDQSISADACNPYAAEAEDEFINRYTITNRSRRAQSTNMEVTGSITSSATYLSASLDGTPCTLSNGNTTYTCTINGASSHTLELGIQSAVPDVTMSHQVATLTTDQYEVNPGNNQLSESVTFPRASDCTPRSEPELESRGGGGGGGGGSLGWLTLGLLLLLPIRNFVARD; this comes from the coding sequence ATGATGTCGAATACAATAAGAGTCGTCTTTACCGTTACCTCCCTACTGCTGATGCTTTTATCAGCCTCTATCAAAGCCAGCACCGTGTATTACGTGCTCGTCGACAACCAGCCGTTAGCACTGCTTCTCACAGCCAAGGACGTTAGCCAATATGGCGCTGTGGACCTAGCGGAAAATGACCGTTTTTATGATGTGCAAGTGCAGGATGATCCTCAAAGCAAGGGGCGATTAGCCTACATTGATGGACAATGGCAGGGCCTGTTATTGCGCAATGGTGCAATGCACCTGCTTAACAATGTGACGACAGACCCACAACACCTGACAAGCGATTCCAAACTGAATGCACAAAAACTGGAGCAGGATCTCAACCTCGGTGCCTGCGGTGTGGCATCCATCATGCCAACCCAAAGTGCCAGTGAAATCAATCTGCGCAGTTTGAATCCTCAAGCAACCCGAATCAATTACGATAGTTTCTGCCTGGAGCGGGTAGGCGGTGTCTGCCTGGTTGCCGAACTCACCATGGTATTCGATACAGCGTTCAGCACCGAGTTTGGTGCCAGCTATCAGTCCCAGGCTATTGCCATTGTGGAGAACGTAGACCTTATCTATCGAAACAACTTCAACATCGCCTTTAACCGACTGCAAATGGCGTTCGGCTCAGGCGATATTTTCGACAATACCACCGACAGTGAAGCGCTGTTGGATGATATTGCAGAGAAACGCTATTACGATGAAACCGACCCATTTGACCCTAACGAGCAGTCAATCATGCACTTGGTTACCGGTCGCAGCTTCGATGGCACAACCGTTGGCATCGCAAACGGCCCGTTATACGATAATTATCCCACCCCCTACTACCCTGTAATGTGTACTTATGCAGCAGTAGGCACATCCCAGATTTTTCCATCAAGCTCTAACGTGGCAACCTATACATCGCTGATCGTGGCCCATGAAATTGGCCACAACTTTGGTTTCGTGCACGATGGTGCACCGGGTGAAGGCGCTGACAGCTGCTCCTCAAGCAGCTATATAATGGGGGCGCAACTAAACCTCGGTGCCAGCCGGTTTTCCACTTGCTCCCGCGAAACGCTGAGATCTAATATCAATGGTATCGGCAGCATCGCAGGCACCGACATTGAACGATGCTTCGACTTTCCTACCGATCAATCCATCAGCGCTGATGCCTGCAACCCTTATGCAGCCGAAGCAGAAGACGAGTTTATCAATCGCTACACCATCACCAACCGATCCAGGCGTGCCCAGTCTACCAACATGGAAGTCACCGGCAGCATCACCAGCTCTGCCACCTACTTATCTGCGAGCCTGGATGGAACCCCCTGCACGCTCAGCAACGGCAATACCACCTACACTTGCACCATCAACGGTGCCAGCTCCCACACCCTCGAACTTGGCATTCAAAGTGCGGTACCCGATGTCACCATGAGCCATCAAGTGGCGACCCTCACCACCGACCAATACGAAGTCAATCCGGGCAATAACCAGCTCAGTGAGAGCGTTACCTTCCCCAGAGCAAGTGACTGCACCCCACGCTCTGAGCCGGAGCTTGAAAGCCGCGGCGGTGGTGGCGGTGGTGGCGGTGGCAGCCTCGGCTGGCTCACCCTGGGACTATTGCTTTTGCTACCTATCAGGAATTTCGTTGCTCGTGACTAA
- a CDS encoding TM2 domain-containing protein — translation MPAEGKRIRSRRKILPALLLCLVFGFFGTHRFYTGKVGTGILQMLTLGGLGLWVLIDAVILISGKFRDAEGAPLKDWA, via the coding sequence ATGCCCGCTGAAGGTAAGCGTATTAGATCCCGCCGCAAGATCTTACCAGCACTGCTACTGTGCCTGGTATTCGGTTTTTTTGGCACACATCGCTTTTATACCGGTAAAGTGGGCACCGGCATTTTACAGATGCTAACACTGGGAGGTTTAGGGCTGTGGGTGCTGATTGATGCTGTAATCCTGATATCGGGAAAGTTCAGGGACGCAGAAGGCGCCCCATTGAAGGACTGGGCGTGA
- a CDS encoding DNA-3-methyladenine glycosylase I — protein MTIQRCDWCGDDPLYQHYHDHEWGLPTYDDPTLFEFLLLEGAQAGLSWITILRKRENYRAAFDQFDPQKIARYTPRKIESLLQNPGIVRNRLKVASAVRNAQAYLNILERHDSFSDYIWQFVDGEPIQNKWKTMKQVPASTQESDAMSKALKKEGFNFVGSTICYAYMQSMGMVNDHLTSCYRFKECQNAR, from the coding sequence ATGACGATACAGCGTTGCGACTGGTGCGGTGATGATCCGCTTTATCAGCATTACCACGATCATGAGTGGGGGCTACCCACCTATGACGACCCCACCCTGTTTGAATTTCTGCTGCTGGAAGGTGCCCAGGCGGGGCTTAGCTGGATCACCATTCTGCGTAAACGGGAAAACTATCGCGCCGCTTTCGATCAATTTGATCCGCAAAAAATTGCCCGCTACACACCCAGGAAAATCGAGTCCCTTCTGCAAAACCCGGGCATCGTTCGCAATCGTTTAAAGGTAGCAAGCGCTGTGCGCAATGCTCAAGCCTACCTCAACATTCTTGAACGGCATGATTCGTTCTCTGACTACATCTGGCAATTTGTCGATGGTGAGCCCATTCAAAACAAATGGAAGACCATGAAACAAGTCCCTGCCTCTACCCAAGAATCGGACGCCATGAGCAAGGCGCTGAAAAAAGAGGGTTTCAATTTTGTAGGCAGCACCATCTGTTACGCCTATATGCAATCCATGGGCATGGTGAATGATCATTTGACCAGCTGCTACCGATTCAAGGAATGCCAGAATGCCCGCTGA
- a CDS encoding serine hydrolase domain-containing protein codes for MQYQGYVHPGFSAVASEFISQISDDGRSGAALAVYHQGQSVVDIWAGKRDHDGNPWLEDTLALSFSTTKGVASVMMHILVDRGLIEYDRPVSYYWPEFHGAGKHDITIRHLLCHQSGLYDIRGMIDDAMHMVDWERMIDTLEKATPSHRPGAAHGYHGLTYGWLLGEVMSRVTGKPFSELLFELLAGPLGLDGMYVGLPEDQMQRRALLANQAPESRERSGQPRRKRKASLVRQAQGQMINGAFRMVGLDPGDFAAGLAPRGIGRFSFNDPRVVKSCIPAANGMFTARSLARMYSAVAEGGELDGVRIMSPQRVRAMAQIQSRRVDKVVPIPMHWRLGFHRVFTTGPRTPDAFGHFGWGGSGAWCDPSRRLGAGFIVNGGGGTSPFGDTRIMRLNGAIIRCAERVEGKRGPLQNIITDRFYDLVN; via the coding sequence ATGCAATATCAAGGTTATGTGCACCCTGGATTCAGTGCGGTAGCGTCCGAGTTCATCAGTCAGATCTCAGATGATGGCAGAAGTGGGGCAGCCCTTGCGGTATATCATCAAGGGCAAAGCGTGGTGGATATCTGGGCAGGAAAGCGGGATCACGATGGCAACCCTTGGCTGGAAGACACCCTGGCGTTGTCTTTCTCTACCACAAAAGGCGTGGCCTCGGTCATGATGCACATCTTGGTGGATCGTGGCTTGATCGAGTATGACCGGCCTGTCTCCTATTATTGGCCGGAATTTCATGGTGCAGGCAAACATGACATCACCATTCGGCATCTGCTGTGTCATCAAAGTGGACTCTACGATATTCGTGGCATGATCGACGACGCCATGCATATGGTCGATTGGGAGCGAATGATCGATACGCTGGAAAAGGCAACGCCGAGCCATCGTCCCGGTGCAGCCCACGGTTATCATGGCCTTACCTATGGCTGGTTGCTGGGGGAGGTGATGAGCCGGGTAACAGGTAAACCCTTTTCTGAGCTGTTGTTTGAATTGCTGGCGGGTCCGTTGGGCTTGGATGGGATGTATGTGGGGTTGCCCGAAGATCAAATGCAGCGGCGGGCGTTACTGGCAAATCAGGCTCCGGAATCCCGAGAAAGATCAGGTCAGCCGCGACGCAAGCGCAAGGCCAGTCTTGTGAGGCAGGCTCAGGGACAGATGATTAATGGAGCCTTTCGTATGGTGGGTCTGGACCCTGGCGATTTTGCCGCCGGCTTGGCCCCCAGAGGTATCGGGCGTTTCAGTTTTAACGATCCACGAGTGGTCAAGAGCTGTATTCCCGCAGCCAATGGCATGTTTACCGCACGCTCCCTGGCGCGTATGTACAGCGCAGTGGCCGAAGGCGGTGAGCTGGATGGTGTGCGCATCATGTCACCCCAGCGCGTGCGTGCCATGGCGCAGATACAAAGCCGACGCGTAGATAAAGTGGTGCCCATCCCTATGCATTGGCGCCTTGGTTTTCACCGCGTATTCACCACAGGCCCAAGAACACCAGACGCATTCGGCCATTTTGGTTGGGGTGGATCTGGCGCATGGTGCGATCCCTCGCGCCGTTTAGGGGCCGGGTTTATCGTCAATGGTGGGGGTGGAACATCACCTTTTGGAGATACTCGCATCATGCGGTTAAACGGCGCCATTATACGCTGTGCAGAGCGAGTCGAAGGCAAGCGGGGGCCGCTTCAAAACATCATCACCGATCGATTTTATGATCTGGTAAATTAA
- the tcdA gene encoding tRNA cyclic N6-threonylcarbamoyladenosine(37) synthase TcdA — MLPDSYQNRFGGIERLYGAGTLSILQQAHVCVVGIGGVGSWAAEALARSGVGEITLIDMDDICISNTNRQIHASDGHYGQLKVEVMGQRLRAINPDIKCHEDMDFVTASNVADKMGKHFDFVLDATDSVKHKVAMIVYCKRNKIPIYVVGSAGGQTDPTRIHYADITRAEQDPLLALVRKKLRQEHGYSSNLKRRFSIECVYSDEPVMFQQPDGSVCSTRPSTGTDSSVRLDCAGGIGASTCVTASFGFVASSRIIRKLLDKAHQTKS, encoded by the coding sequence ATGCTCCCAGACAGTTACCAAAACCGCTTTGGCGGCATTGAGCGCCTGTACGGTGCTGGCACCTTATCCATTCTTCAGCAAGCCCACGTATGCGTTGTCGGTATCGGCGGGGTCGGCTCCTGGGCTGCAGAAGCTCTTGCCCGCTCCGGCGTAGGAGAAATCACCCTTATCGATATGGATGATATCTGCATTTCCAACACCAATCGCCAGATCCACGCCAGCGACGGGCACTACGGTCAACTTAAGGTGGAGGTCATGGGGCAGCGACTTCGAGCCATCAACCCAGACATAAAATGTCACGAAGACATGGACTTTGTGACCGCATCCAATGTCGCCGACAAAATGGGCAAACATTTCGATTTTGTGCTGGATGCCACCGACAGCGTCAAGCACAAAGTAGCCATGATTGTGTACTGTAAACGCAACAAAATCCCTATCTACGTGGTAGGCAGCGCGGGAGGCCAGACCGACCCAACCCGCATTCACTACGCCGACATCACCCGCGCCGAACAAGATCCCTTATTGGCTTTGGTGCGCAAGAAGCTGCGCCAGGAGCATGGGTACAGCAGCAATCTGAAACGCCGTTTCAGCATCGAGTGCGTGTACTCCGACGAGCCCGTAATGTTCCAACAACCCGATGGCAGCGTATGCTCAACACGCCCCTCCACAGGCACTGACTCCAGCGTACGACTGGACTGCGCAGGGGGCATCGGGGCATCCACCTGCGTCACCGCCAGCTTTGGTTTTGTGGCCAGTTCACGTATCATCAGAAAACTATTGGATAAGGCCCACCAAACTAAGTCATAG
- a CDS encoding GAF domain-containing protein, producing the protein MAIFHQDAFFWRLINLTRSLSTETDKWKLFSSILNECQQITHCDGATLYLLEEDEAGPRLDYAMIQNNSLGLSQKFCEPGQSALTPIQIHDTDSDNNQTHSIAAYCALQGKSVCVEDVYSSNQFNISGIKSFDDLFDYRTRSVLSVPIIKPNKRVLGVIQLVNPQNPLSGTVAHYSDSQISVIEALAALLATILESAKLEHAEGELLVRLSQPKQTDAIFERVLDEAMRATKADGGTIYWFRQDAPARLEFVALKNSSLNLSYSALESATQDIAPLLLTENGEPNLQNVATFTAISKQVVNIDDAYNNTTFDFSGMRNFDQQYNYHSKSFLSVPLLNHAQEVIGVMQLINARNTFTQEIIPFSPTLEPLVNGLASYAAMTLENDMLVHGQPDQPQTRSGAGQK; encoded by the coding sequence ATGGCCATTTTCCATCAAGACGCTTTCTTCTGGCGTCTTATTAACCTGACACGCTCCCTTTCCACTGAAACGGACAAATGGAAGCTGTTCAGCAGCATCCTCAATGAATGCCAGCAAATCACCCACTGCGATGGTGCCACGCTCTATTTGCTGGAAGAAGACGAAGCCGGTCCACGATTGGACTACGCCATGATTCAGAACAACTCTCTGGGTCTCAGTCAAAAATTCTGCGAACCCGGACAGTCTGCGCTAACGCCAATTCAGATCCACGATACCGACTCCGACAACAACCAGACCCACAGCATTGCGGCCTATTGCGCCCTGCAAGGCAAATCGGTGTGCGTAGAAGACGTGTATAGCTCCAATCAATTCAACATCAGCGGCATCAAATCCTTTGACGACCTGTTTGATTATCGGACCCGTTCAGTGCTGTCAGTCCCGATTATCAAACCCAACAAGCGCGTACTGGGCGTCATCCAGCTTGTTAACCCGCAAAACCCCTTGTCAGGCACAGTGGCGCACTACTCCGACAGTCAGATCTCTGTCATCGAAGCGCTGGCAGCGCTACTGGCAACGATTCTGGAAAGCGCTAAGCTCGAGCACGCGGAGGGGGAGCTCTTGGTGCGTCTGTCTCAACCGAAACAAACCGACGCCATCTTCGAACGGGTGCTGGATGAAGCCATGCGCGCAACCAAAGCCGACGGCGGCACCATCTACTGGTTCCGGCAGGATGCCCCTGCCCGCCTGGAATTTGTCGCACTGAAGAACTCCTCCCTTAACCTGTCATATAGTGCGCTGGAATCCGCAACACAGGACATCGCCCCGCTGCTACTCACAGAGAACGGCGAACCCAACCTGCAGAATGTGGCCACCTTCACCGCCATCAGCAAGCAGGTGGTCAACATTGATGATGCCTATAACAACACCACATTTGATTTCTCCGGGATGAGGAACTTCGACCAGCAGTACAACTATCACTCGAAATCTTTCCTCAGCGTGCCACTGCTCAATCATGCCCAGGAAGTCATCGGGGTTATGCAACTGATCAATGCCCGCAATACGTTCACTCAAGAGATTATTCCCTTCTCTCCCACCCTGGAACCACTGGTGAATGGCCTGGCATCTTACGCAGCCATGACGCTGGAAAACGACATGCTGGTGCATGGGCAACCCGATCAGCCGCAAACCCGGTCTGGCGCGGGGCAAAAGTGA
- a CDS encoding adenylate/guanylate cyclase domain-containing protein: MRCQTCGSDNPAFHTFCYQCGSTLSVQPPTADGAFSAPLTKDLQSELKKVSILFVDITNSVHLIHKLKAEDSADYLDPTITTLKQNAHRYGGMINRVDGDGMMVIFGAPVSYEDHAVRACYAALDMLKAIQAEFENTRIAVRIGIHSGEVLMKPFYNDFSVDYEALGPTVYLAHRMEVLASPNTAVISKETYRAAQKLINVIEVGPTEVKGLEGPVEIYQIQSRIRQEGEHDSKLGDTPFVGRIKELNLFRQNLHDTREHGGRCVALCAEPGVGKSRLVSRFLQEIDPVQFNILGTACDSHNRSTAYLPFSDIMRCWLNVQDSDSQLDIAQKLRDRVSHMSETVTKHLSVYHFLLDLPIQNKSWNSLEPVQKRQQARKAFRALLEELASHKPLVILLEDLHWIDSESQTLLEQLIESIHEHSIMLIVTYRPEYQASWVNDNVSLQELKPFTDLESSDYLKGVLGKDGSLASLRSEIGKRCEGNPLYIEEMIHHLMDSNLIWGEPGHYTSGLDSLPDSLPLTIHSVISTRIDRRSKLAKNILQAASAIGQRFSTTLLDYITDIPRDYAKHAIDELVESGLVVQVNDLINDDYQFKHALVHQVTYDSIPRERKRLTHASLVNAIESLFKERLEEHIYRLAEHAYLGQYWHKAVEYYLKACYHAIGRSSHHQAVLLLDRGLEALRHLPLNKDTLGQRIDFLAVGMNALIPLGEQDRLVRDLKEAEKLCDAVGEPKRTCSILCQLTNALWMVGKHGEAFTASSRAVELAHEIHHTPLQIAADYNLAMVYHAMGDFEDCIHLEKRILNALTGDMEVSRLGWSGYPSVFCRTFYGNSLVELGQLTEAEKMIRRGIEIAEGAQHPYSKAMIFDTYGYYLLSIGDYQSARSILDSALTICDEFAIHTMVPAVSAKLGEALIGSGELTLAEKILEHTVQPSCYRKGGRYTWFYLFKAMAELQLALKDYDKAHLYARKAFTITKETNEKAHHGWACLTLAKVHNAMDQQLQADKLIDISLDIANQKNMALLGFNTATYAVEQLQKREDLDNSQVYLELASEFAVRTDHRLFQDKLSQLKERIV; the protein is encoded by the coding sequence ATGCGATGTCAAACTTGTGGGTCTGATAACCCCGCTTTTCACACCTTTTGTTATCAGTGTGGAAGCACATTATCTGTACAGCCTCCCACTGCCGATGGTGCGTTTTCTGCACCTCTGACTAAAGATCTGCAATCCGAGCTGAAAAAAGTCTCCATCCTGTTTGTGGACATCACCAACTCCGTTCACCTGATCCACAAACTGAAAGCCGAAGACAGCGCCGATTACCTGGATCCCACCATTACCACCCTCAAGCAAAACGCCCATCGTTATGGCGGAATGATCAATCGCGTTGACGGTGATGGCATGATGGTGATCTTTGGTGCCCCGGTATCCTATGAAGATCACGCTGTGCGGGCGTGCTACGCAGCCCTGGATATGCTCAAGGCCATACAAGCAGAATTCGAAAACACCCGTATAGCTGTCCGCATAGGCATTCACTCCGGCGAAGTATTAATGAAGCCGTTTTACAATGACTTCTCGGTGGATTATGAAGCCCTGGGGCCAACCGTATACTTGGCCCATCGGATGGAAGTGTTGGCTTCCCCCAACACGGCGGTGATCTCCAAAGAGACTTATCGTGCCGCTCAGAAACTGATCAACGTCATAGAGGTCGGCCCAACCGAGGTAAAAGGGCTGGAAGGCCCGGTAGAGATATACCAAATACAAAGCCGCATCCGACAGGAAGGCGAACACGACAGCAAACTAGGGGATACACCCTTTGTCGGCCGAATCAAAGAACTGAACCTGTTCCGCCAGAACCTGCATGACACTCGTGAACATGGGGGTCGCTGCGTTGCTTTGTGTGCCGAACCAGGAGTCGGTAAATCACGACTTGTTTCACGCTTTTTGCAGGAGATAGACCCAGTTCAGTTCAATATACTCGGCACCGCCTGCGATTCACATAATCGCAGTACAGCCTATCTGCCCTTCTCCGACATCATGCGCTGCTGGCTCAACGTACAGGATTCAGACTCACAATTAGACATCGCCCAAAAACTCAGAGACCGGGTCTCCCACATGAGTGAGACCGTAACCAAGCACCTCTCTGTCTATCATTTTCTGCTGGATCTACCCATACAGAACAAGAGCTGGAACAGTCTGGAGCCGGTACAAAAACGCCAACAGGCGCGCAAAGCATTCCGGGCCCTGCTGGAGGAGCTGGCCAGCCATAAGCCGCTGGTGATTCTGCTGGAAGATTTACATTGGATCGACAGTGAGAGCCAAACCCTGCTGGAACAACTGATCGAATCGATACACGAGCACAGCATCATGTTGATAGTGACCTATCGACCCGAGTACCAGGCCAGCTGGGTTAATGACAATGTTAGCCTCCAGGAACTGAAGCCATTTACCGACCTGGAGTCCAGCGATTACCTGAAAGGTGTACTGGGTAAAGACGGCAGCCTTGCCTCCTTACGCAGCGAAATCGGTAAACGCTGTGAAGGCAACCCACTCTATATTGAAGAAATGATCCATCACCTCATGGACAGCAACTTGATATGGGGCGAGCCGGGACACTACACATCGGGCCTGGACAGCCTGCCGGATTCATTGCCGCTCACCATCCACTCGGTAATATCAACCCGCATTGATCGGCGCTCCAAGCTGGCCAAAAACATATTGCAAGCCGCATCAGCCATTGGACAGCGGTTTTCCACCACCCTGTTAGACTACATCACAGACATCCCCCGTGATTATGCAAAACACGCCATCGACGAACTGGTGGAATCCGGGTTAGTGGTCCAGGTTAACGATTTGATCAATGATGATTACCAGTTTAAACACGCCCTGGTACATCAAGTAACCTATGATTCCATTCCCAGAGAACGCAAGCGACTCACCCACGCCAGCCTGGTCAATGCCATTGAATCGCTTTTCAAAGAGCGCCTCGAAGAACACATTTACCGGTTGGCCGAGCACGCCTACCTGGGCCAGTATTGGCATAAGGCGGTAGAGTACTACCTGAAAGCCTGCTATCACGCCATTGGCCGCTCCTCACATCACCAAGCGGTATTATTACTGGATCGTGGGCTGGAGGCATTGCGCCACCTTCCACTGAACAAGGACACACTGGGCCAGCGAATTGATTTTCTGGCGGTGGGAATGAACGCCCTCATTCCACTGGGTGAACAAGATCGCCTGGTACGCGACCTGAAGGAGGCAGAAAAACTGTGCGATGCCGTGGGTGAACCCAAACGCACATGCTCCATTTTGTGTCAGCTTACCAATGCGCTCTGGATGGTGGGCAAACATGGCGAAGCCTTCACTGCGTCCAGCCGCGCCGTAGAGCTTGCCCACGAAATCCACCACACGCCGTTGCAAATCGCAGCCGATTACAACCTGGCCATGGTGTATCATGCCATGGGGGATTTCGAAGACTGTATCCACCTGGAAAAGCGCATATTGAATGCGTTAACCGGTGATATGGAAGTCAGCCGATTGGGATGGAGCGGCTACCCCAGCGTGTTCTGTCGTACATTTTACGGAAACAGCCTGGTAGAACTCGGACAGCTGACGGAAGCCGAAAAAATGATCCGCAGAGGCATCGAGATTGCCGAAGGCGCACAACACCCCTACTCCAAAGCCATGATTTTTGATACTTATGGCTACTACCTGTTGTCCATTGGCGACTATCAGTCGGCACGCAGCATCCTGGACAGCGCCCTCACCATTTGCGATGAGTTTGCTATCCACACCATGGTACCCGCCGTTTCCGCAAAACTGGGGGAAGCTTTGATCGGCAGCGGAGAACTTACGCTGGCTGAAAAAATATTGGAACACACCGTACAACCGAGCTGTTACCGAAAAGGTGGACGCTATACATGGTTTTACCTGTTCAAGGCCATGGCAGAACTGCAACTGGCGTTAAAAGATTACGATAAGGCACATCTGTATGCTCGCAAGGCCTTCACCATCACAAAAGAAACCAATGAAAAGGCTCATCATGGCTGGGCCTGCCTGACCCTGGCCAAGGTGCACAACGCCATGGATCAACAACTACAGGCCGACAAACTGATCGACATCAGCCTGGATATTGCAAACCAGAAGAACATGGCGTTACTCGGCTTCAACACCGCAACCTACGCAGTCGAACAACTCCAAAAACGGGAGGATCTCGATAACAGTCAGGTGTATCTGGAATTAGCCAGCGAGTTTGCCGTTCGTACCGATCACCGCCTGTTTCAGGATAAACTCAGCCAGCTGAAAGAACGAATAGTGTAG
- a CDS encoding ArsR/SmtB family transcription factor, translating to MVDHRKLANAFKALSHPNRLQIYLEIMERRTLSSQALAGCALTDFINSLNVGAPTVSHHIKELVNAELIRVERNGKFLTCYLNESMCDYLHRFFRPDMIPTRQEVNE from the coding sequence TTGGTAGATCATCGCAAATTGGCCAATGCCTTTAAGGCCCTGTCTCATCCAAACAGATTGCAAATTTATTTGGAGATCATGGAGCGCCGTACTTTGTCATCCCAGGCGTTGGCAGGCTGCGCCCTTACGGATTTCATCAATTCCCTGAATGTGGGGGCCCCTACGGTGTCTCACCATATTAAGGAGTTGGTCAACGCCGAGCTGATACGAGTCGAACGTAACGGCAAGTTTCTCACCTGCTATCTGAATGAAAGCATGTGCGATTATCTACATCGTTTTTTCCGACCCGATATGATACCCACCAGGCAAGAGGTGAATGAGTGA
- a CDS encoding alpha/beta hydrolase produces the protein MNIHPLKFLITLIPIALLAGCGGGSDCYYNMDSYGSVSSARVFYPCGMENSSELHHVTTLSGGLSNTKENMYWLAGHLVENNDMVVFAISASSNTSVGNYERAHKSAVEMIESERNNPASPLYLRLDKLALMGYSMGGGAVLNAAHDLGSEVDAVVAMAPWEPSVFLGDVTADTLAIVGENDIVASPAYAEGAYGNLPDGINKAFMKLDNFGHLQWVGNTGSSTNTVAAKQMISAWVDYNLNGSGSALNSLLNPPSAVKVNENNL, from the coding sequence ATGAACATACATCCCCTGAAGTTCCTGATCACGCTGATCCCCATTGCATTGCTGGCGGGTTGCGGCGGAGGCTCCGACTGTTACTACAATATGGATTCTTATGGCTCTGTCAGTTCCGCCAGGGTATTTTACCCCTGCGGTATGGAAAACAGCTCCGAACTTCACCATGTCACAACCCTGTCCGGCGGCCTATCAAACACTAAGGAGAACATGTACTGGTTGGCAGGCCACCTGGTAGAAAACAACGATATGGTGGTATTTGCCATCAGCGCCAGTAGCAACACCAGTGTAGGCAACTATGAACGGGCCCATAAAAGCGCTGTGGAAATGATCGAAAGCGAGCGCAACAACCCAGCCAGCCCGCTTTACTTGCGCCTGGATAAACTGGCTCTGATGGGGTACTCCATGGGAGGTGGTGCCGTGTTGAATGCAGCCCACGACCTGGGCTCTGAGGTGGATGCCGTGGTTGCCATGGCACCTTGGGAGCCGTCTGTGTTCCTCGGCGACGTGACAGCCGATACGCTGGCCATTGTCGGTGAAAACGATATTGTTGCATCACCTGCCTACGCCGAAGGCGCTTATGGCAACCTGCCTGATGGCATTAACAAGGCCTTCATGAAACTGGACAATTTTGGCCATCTGCAATGGGTGGGCAATACCGGCAGCAGCACCAACACCGTTGCAGCCAAACAGATGATCAGTGCATGGGTCGACTACAACCTGAATGGGAGCGGAAGTGCGCTGAACTCACTTCTGAATCCACCTTCCGCTGTAAAAGTGAATGAGAACAACCTGTAG